One segment of Methanolinea sp. DNA contains the following:
- a CDS encoding tetratricopeptide repeat protein, with amino-acid sequence MTDMERLLILLVAFTLVATGCLTPSEEWNQQGEAYHVMGNYKEAVAAFDKAIAIDPQNHRAWTNRGLSLAAMGNAEESETSFARALAIEPGDIRTYYYQAISRNATGNRTGALESLDHAIAISPRDREQAIDLCHALILRGTLLTIENRTEEANASYRRAHEVMMSLL; translated from the coding sequence ATGACAGACATGGAGAGATTACTCATCCTCCTTGTTGCATTTACTCTTGTCGCAACCGGGTGCCTCACACCATCGGAGGAATGGAACCAGCAGGGAGAAGCATACCACGTGATGGGGAATTACAAGGAGGCGGTTGCTGCTTTCGACAAGGCAATTGCAATCGATCCTCAGAATCATAGGGCATGGACAAATCGCGGGTTGTCTCTTGCCGCGATGGGGAATGCAGAAGAATCAGAAACATCTTTTGCAAGGGCACTCGCAATTGAGCCGGGGGACATCAGGACATACTATTACCAGGCCATTTCCCGGAACGCGACCGGGAACCGGACGGGAGCCCTCGAGAGCCTCGACCATGCCATCGCCATCTCCCCCAGGGACAGGGAACAGGCCATCGACCTCTGCCATGCTCTGATCCTGAGAGGCACCCTCCTTACCATTGAGAATAGGACAGAAGAGGCGAATGCCTCCTATCGGAGAGCCCATGAGGTTATGATGAGTCTCCTCTGA
- a CDS encoding zinc-ribbon domain-containing protein: MAGQFCESCGAPLRDRDRFCEQCGAAVANTPRETASSVHPVTGNKMKNPVVALILSFFFSGLGSIYNGETLKGIAIYLGTLVGFFIFIIPGIVVWIYGMYDAYTTAKKMNEGTIPFKEANVLVMIVFVVVTLVIGGIVLLAGWLAL; the protein is encoded by the coding sequence ATGGCGGGCCAATTCTGCGAGTCGTGCGGTGCACCGTTGAGAGACAGGGACAGGTTCTGTGAACAATGTGGCGCAGCCGTGGCAAATACCCCACGCGAGACGGCCAGCTCTGTTCATCCCGTGACAGGAAACAAGATGAAGAATCCAGTCGTGGCACTCATCCTCTCGTTCTTCTTTTCCGGACTCGGGTCTATTTACAACGGAGAGACTCTGAAGGGAATTGCAATTTACCTTGGGACACTCGTGGGATTTTTCATTTTCATCATTCCCGGCATTGTCGTTTGGATATACGGGATGTACGATGCCTACACGACGGCAAAGAAGATGAACGAAGGGACTATTCCATTCAAGGAAGCCAACGTTCTCGTCATGATTGTGTTTGTCGTGGTGACCCTCGTCATCGGGGGAATTGTATTGTTAGCCGGGTGGTTGGCTCTCTAA